GGCCGTGGTACGCGGCGACGCTGGCCGCGCTGGTCACCGGCGCGGTGATCGGCGTGTCCATCGGGTTCATGGTGGCGAAGGTGGGCATCCCGTCGTTCGTGGTCACGCTCGCGGCGTTCCTGGCGTTCCAGGGCGTCGCGCTGATCCTGATCAAGGGTGGCACCAACGTGCCGGTCCGGGACGACGTGCTGCTCGCGGTCTCGAACCGGAACGTGCCGCCGCCGCTCGGCTGGGCGCTGTTCGCGCTGGGTGTGGCCGTCTACGCCGGGATCCAGCTCTGGCAGTGGCGCAACCGGCACCGGCGCGGCCTGGTGACCGACCCGCTCGGCGTGGTGCTCGCCCGGATCGGCGCGCTGGTGGCGGTGGTCGGCACCGCGGTCTACGTGCTCAACCTGGAGCGCAGCCGCAACGTGCTGATCACCTCGCTCAAGGGCGTGCCGGTGGTGGTGCCGCTCATCGTGCTGCTGCTGGTGATCCTGACGTTCGTGCTGCACCGGACCGCGTACGGCCGGCACGTCTACGCGGTCGGCGGCAACCGCGAGGCCGCGCGCCGGGCCGGCATCAACGTCGACCGGATCCGCATCTCGGTCTTCGTCATCTGCTCGTTCATGGCCGCGATCGGCGGTGTGGTGGCGGCGAGCCGGGCCGCCTCGGTGGACGCGAACACCGGCGGCAGCAACGTGCTGCTCTACGCGGTCGGCGCCGCGGTGATCGGCGGGACCAGCCTGTTCGGCGGCAAGGGCCGGATCATCGACGCGGTGATCGGCGGCGCGGTGGTCGCGGTGATCGACAACGGCATGGGCCTGATGAACGCGAGCGCGGGCGCGAAATTCGCCTGGACCGGTGGGGTGCTACTCGCCGCCGCTAGCATCGATGCGCTGTCCCGGCGTCGCGCGGCGGCCACCGGCTACCGGTAGATCCACCATGGAGAGTTCAGACTGATGCGCGCCGGACCCAGCCAGGACGAGGTCCGCCGGCAGAACCTCGGGGCGCTGCTGCGCTATGTGCACGTGCACGGGCCGATCTCCCGCGCGGAGCTGACCACCCGGCTCGGGCTCAACCGCAGCACGATCGGGGCGCTGACCGCCGACCTGACCGCGGCCGGCCTGGTGCGCGAGGAGGCCCCGCGGGGTTCGCGCCGGGCCGGCCGGCCGTCGCTGGTGGTGCTGCCGGAGTCGGCCCGGGTGTACGCGTACGCGCTGAGCATCGAGGTCGACCGGTTGCGCGCGGCCCGGGTCGGGCTGGGCGGCGAGGTGCTGGACGAGCGGGTCTACGACCGCCCCCGCGACCTGCGCGTCTCCGAGGTGGTCGGCCCGCTGGCCGCGTTCGTGAAGGAGATGCAGCACACGGCGCCGGAGGGTGGGCGGTACGTCGGCGTGGGCGTGGCCGTGGCCGGCATGGTCCGCCGCCACGACGGTCTGGTCCGGCTGACGCCCAAGGCCGGCTGGGTGGACGAGCCGCTCGCCGAGCCGCTGGCCGAGGCGCTCGGCGGCGACCACACGGTCCGGGTCGGCAACCACGCGGACCTGGCGCTGCTGGCCGAGCACCTGCGTGGCGTGGCGGTGGACACCGAGGACGTCATCTACCTGCACGGCGAGGTGGGCATCGGCGCCGGGATCATCGCGCACGGCACGCTGATCACCGGCCACGGCGGGTACGCCGGCGAGGTCGGCCACATGATCGTGCACCCGGGCGGGCGTACGTGCAGCAGCTGTGGCGCGCGCGGCTGCTGGGAGTCGGAGATCGGCGAGGAGGCGCTGCTGCACGCGCTGGGCACGGACGGCAGCGGCCGGATCCCCGCGCACCAGCTGATCGCCGCGATGCGCGGGGACCCGGGCAGCCATGAGGCGCTGCGTCAGATCGGTGAGTGGCTCGGCCTCGGCGTCGCCAACCTGGTCAACATCTTCAACCCGGAGATGGTCATCTTCGGCGGTACGCTACGGAACCTCTACCTGACCACGGCCGCCCAGGTGCGGTCGCGGCTCAACTCGCTCGCGCTGCCGGCCAGCCGCGAGCTGCTGCGGCTGCGGACGCCGAAGCTGGGTGAGGACGCGGCGCTGATCGGGGCCGCGGAGCTCGCGTTCACTCAGCTTCTCGCGGACCCGCTGAGTGAAGCCCCCGTAGTGCCTCGTCCACCAGCCGGTCGGTGAACTCCGCGCCGACCGGGTCGCCGGTGACCAGCACCCGGTAGTAGATCGGCCCGACCAGCGTGTCGACCAGCAGGTCCAGGTCGAGGCCGGCCGGCAGGTCACCGCGGGTGACCGCGCGTTCCAGCGGCGCCCGGTCCAGCTCGCGCTGCCGGCTCAGGTGTTCGGCGCGCAGCCGGGCGGCCAGCGTCGCGTCGTGCTGCGCCTCGCCGTGCAGCGCGCGGAAGACCGCGCCGGCGTCGTGCTCGGTCAGGAACGTGGCCAGGCCGCGCAGGTGCAGCCGCAGGTCGGTGCCGAGTTCGCCGGTGTCCGGCGGGCTCAGCGCCTCGCGGGCGTCCGTGGTGAACGCCTCCAGCAGCACGTCGGTCTTGGACGGCCACCAGCGGTAGATGGTCTGTTTGGCCACGCCCGCCCGGGCCGCGATCCCCTCGATGGTGAGGCGCGCGTAGCCCCGCTCGACCAGCAGATCGTCGGCCGCTTCC
This genomic window from Catenuloplanes niger contains:
- a CDS encoding sugar ABC transporter permease, with the translated sequence MTTEPTVGGHVRDYLRRVRGGDIGSLPAVLGLIALCVFFGVMRPAFFSAGNFANLFTQGAAVTIIAMGLVFVLLLGEIDLSAGYASGVCASVLAVLLTYQGWPWYAATLAALVTGAVIGVSIGFMVAKVGIPSFVVTLAAFLAFQGVALILIKGGTNVPVRDDVLLAVSNRNVPPPLGWALFALGVAVYAGIQLWQWRNRHRRGLVTDPLGVVLARIGALVAVVGTAVYVLNLERSRNVLITSLKGVPVVVPLIVLLLVILTFVLHRTAYGRHVYAVGGNREAARRAGINVDRIRISVFVICSFMAAIGGVVAASRAASVDANTGGSNVLLYAVGAAVIGGTSLFGGKGRIIDAVIGGAVVAVIDNGMGLMNASAGAKFAWTGGVLLAAASIDALSRRRAAATGYR
- a CDS encoding ROK family transcriptional regulator; this translates as MRAGPSQDEVRRQNLGALLRYVHVHGPISRAELTTRLGLNRSTIGALTADLTAAGLVREEAPRGSRRAGRPSLVVLPESARVYAYALSIEVDRLRAARVGLGGEVLDERVYDRPRDLRVSEVVGPLAAFVKEMQHTAPEGGRYVGVGVAVAGMVRRHDGLVRLTPKAGWVDEPLAEPLAEALGGDHTVRVGNHADLALLAEHLRGVAVDTEDVIYLHGEVGIGAGIIAHGTLITGHGGYAGEVGHMIVHPGGRTCSSCGARGCWESEIGEEALLHALGTDGSGRIPAHQLIAAMRGDPGSHEALRQIGEWLGLGVANLVNIFNPEMVIFGGTLRNLYLTTAAQVRSRLNSLALPASRELLRLRTPKLGEDAALIGAAELAFTQLLADPLSEAPVVPRPPAGR
- a CDS encoding TetR/AcrR family transcriptional regulator produces the protein MTAHRGNRHGRSEEARLSILEAADDLLVERGYARLTIEGIAARAGVAKQTIYRWWPSKTDVLLEAFTTDAREALSPPDTGELGTDLRLHLRGLATFLTEHDAGAVFRALHGEAQHDATLAARLRAEHLSRQRELDRAPLERAVTRGDLPAGLDLDLLVDTLVGPIYYRVLVTGDPVGAEFTDRLVDEALRGLHSAGPREAE